A DNA window from Aestuariispira ectoiniformans contains the following coding sequences:
- a CDS encoding NAD(P)-dependent oxidoreductase, translated as MKVGFIGLGNVGGKLAGSLLRNGFDLTVRDLNAEAARPFIDRGARWADSPKEMAEACDLVITCLPSPAASAAVMEAEDGILAGLSEGKIWAEMSTTDEAEVKRLGAMVREVGADPVDCPVSGGCHRAATGNISILAGADRDVFNRLLPVLKSLGRRVLHTGPLGSASVLKVVTNYLATANLVTLCEALVTAKAAGMDLNAAYEAIRISSGNSFVHETESQVILNGSRDINFTMDLVLKDVSLFQEVANRAGVPLEVSPLLIDIFEDGAARFGEREWSPNIIKRLEEATGLDITAPGFPAEMLDDEPEEPGYEVIPKGLGQGGGEA; from the coding sequence CGGTTTCGACCTGACGGTTCGGGATTTGAACGCCGAGGCGGCCCGCCCTTTTATTGATCGGGGCGCCCGCTGGGCCGACAGCCCGAAGGAGATGGCGGAGGCCTGCGACCTGGTGATTACCTGTCTGCCGTCTCCTGCGGCCAGTGCGGCGGTGATGGAGGCGGAAGACGGTATCCTTGCGGGGCTGTCGGAGGGCAAGATTTGGGCGGAGATGAGCACGACGGACGAGGCGGAGGTCAAACGCCTCGGTGCGATGGTCCGGGAGGTCGGTGCCGACCCTGTGGATTGTCCGGTTTCCGGCGGTTGTCATCGGGCTGCGACCGGCAATATCTCGATCCTTGCCGGGGCTGATCGCGACGTTTTTAACCGTTTGTTGCCGGTATTGAAATCGCTGGGCAGGCGCGTGCTGCATACCGGCCCGCTGGGGTCGGCTTCCGTGCTGAAAGTGGTGACCAACTATCTGGCGACGGCCAATCTGGTGACCTTGTGCGAGGCATTGGTGACAGCCAAGGCGGCAGGGATGGACCTGAATGCGGCCTATGAAGCCATTCGTATTTCCTCCGGCAATTCCTTTGTTCATGAAACCGAAAGCCAGGTCATCCTGAACGGTAGCCGGGATATCAATTTCACGATGGATCTGGTGTTGAAGGATGTCAGCCTGTTCCAGGAGGTGGCCAACCGCGCGGGCGTGCCACTGGAGGTATCCCCTTTGCTGATCGACATCTTCGAGGATGGCGCGGCGCGCTTTGGGGAGCGCGAATGGTCCCCCAACATCATCAAACGTCTGGAAGAGGCAACCGGTCTGGATATCACCGCACCGGGATTCCCGGCGGAGATGTTGGACGATGAGCCGGAAGAGCCGGGTTATGAGGTGATCCCGAAAGGGTTAGGCCAGGGGGGCGGCGAGGCGTGA